One window of the Chryseotalea sp. WA131a genome contains the following:
- a CDS encoding transposase: MRELKQQADLRLKSEQGIIYRKHKEQLDVEHVFANIKHNKNFKKFMFKRLVKGEINTQITCFSTQPD; encoded by the coding sequence TTGAGAGAACTAAAGCAACAAGCTGACCTGAGATTGAAAAGCGAGCAAGGAATTATCTATCGCAAACACAAAGAGCAGCTGGATGTGGAACATGTTTTTGCCAACATCAAGCATAACAAAAACTTCAAAAAGTTTATGTTCAAACGGCTAGTAAAAGGCGAAATAAATACCCAGATTACTTGCTTTAGCACACAACCTGATTAA
- a CDS encoding M24 family metallopeptidase, whose product MKQFLVLALIFSVKFSFAQYPLVLTQREQAKVIDDLLEERLRTVLPTLMRREGFDMWVIISREYNEDPIIRTMLPAVWFAARRTTMLVVYDKGKDNKGNDLGFEYLAVARYDVGKIFKRAWDPDRNPDQWGQLAKIIEERNPKKIGVNKAPSWGHADGLTSNDYDQLLTALPKRLYPLVTSAEKLGVAWLETRTEKEMVIYQQICRIAHTIIAEGFSDKVIQPGVTTTEDVVWWYREEIKRLKLDTWFQPSVSIQRNEPEAITTKRPQPLVIMPGDFLHVDFGITYLRLNTDTQQHAYILKPGETDAPEYLKNAFKRGNKLQDILTGNFKEGRSGNQILADSRKQAIDGGITPSIYTHPIGFHGHAAGTTIGMWDMQEGVPFTGDYAMHYNTAYSIELNASVYVIEWKKEIKIQLEEDGYFDETGFRYIDGRQTELILVPKAIPNGK is encoded by the coding sequence ATGAAACAGTTTCTAGTATTAGCTTTAATTTTTTCTGTAAAATTTTCCTTCGCCCAATACCCCCTCGTTCTCACTCAGCGCGAACAAGCCAAAGTGATTGATGATTTGTTGGAGGAGCGCTTGCGCACCGTGCTGCCAACGTTAATGCGCAGAGAAGGATTTGACATGTGGGTGATTATCTCACGCGAATACAACGAAGATCCCATCATCCGCACGATGTTACCAGCCGTATGGTTTGCAGCCCGCAGAACAACTATGCTGGTTGTTTACGACAAAGGGAAAGACAATAAAGGGAATGATCTTGGATTTGAATACCTGGCTGTGGCCCGATACGATGTAGGCAAAATCTTCAAGCGCGCTTGGGACCCTGACCGTAACCCTGACCAATGGGGACAATTAGCCAAAATCATCGAAGAACGAAATCCAAAAAAGATAGGTGTTAACAAAGCACCGTCATGGGGTCATGCGGACGGGTTGACTTCGAATGATTACGACCAACTGTTGACAGCACTACCGAAAAGATTATATCCGCTTGTAACATCAGCAGAAAAATTAGGGGTAGCTTGGCTGGAAACACGCACCGAAAAAGAAATGGTTATCTACCAACAAATTTGTCGAATTGCACATACTATCATTGCGGAAGGGTTTTCGGATAAAGTAATTCAACCGGGCGTAACAACTACCGAAGATGTAGTGTGGTGGTACAGAGAAGAAATCAAGCGCTTAAAGTTAGATACGTGGTTTCAACCCTCCGTTTCTATTCAGCGCAACGAACCGGAAGCAATTACTACCAAACGACCACAGCCTTTGGTGATTATGCCTGGTGACTTCCTTCATGTTGATTTTGGTATTACCTACTTACGTTTGAACACCGATACGCAGCAACATGCCTACATTTTAAAACCAGGCGAAACCGATGCTCCTGAATATCTAAAGAACGCCTTCAAGCGAGGCAATAAATTGCAAGACATCCTTACAGGCAATTTCAAAGAAGGCAGAAGCGGAAATCAAATTTTAGCCGATTCGCGCAAGCAAGCCATTGATGGAGGCATTACACCTTCTATCTATACACACCCCATTGGTTTTCATGGTCACGCAGCTGGCACTACCATTGGTATGTGGGACATGCAAGAGGGCGTTCCCTTTACGGGAGATTATGCCATGCATTACAACACCGCCTACTCCATTGAGTTAAACGCTTCCGTATATGTAATCGAATGGAAAAAAGAAATCAAGATACAGTTGGAAGAAGATGGTTATTTTGATGAAACAGGTTTTCGGTACATTGATGGAAGGCAAACCGAATTGATTTTAGTTCCGAAGGCTATTCCGAATGGAAAGTAA
- the paaC gene encoding phenylacetate-CoA oxygenase subunit PaaC, whose amino-acid sequence MENLPLRELLYKMADDQLILGHRNSEWTGFGPLLEEDIAFSSMAQDKVGHSLALYTLLHQLGESDPDTIAFTRNANQFHNSILTELPNQEYDFSLIRHFLYDIAEALRFELLTNSSYEPLAQVAKKVRGELRYHTLHAKTWITQLGSATEESIGRLQKSLENAMPYALGIFEESLYEKEIIATEIFAGEAELKEKWLSKIEEIISQTSLQLPDWKIVQPIYGGRIGKHSEHLQPLLDEMSEVFRIDPGAEW is encoded by the coding sequence ATGGAAAACCTACCCCTCAGAGAACTTCTTTACAAAATGGCCGATGACCAACTAATTCTTGGACATCGCAATTCTGAATGGACAGGCTTTGGGCCATTGCTCGAAGAAGACATTGCCTTCTCGTCCATGGCGCAAGACAAGGTAGGGCACAGTTTGGCTCTTTATACATTGCTTCATCAACTAGGAGAAAGTGATCCTGATACAATTGCCTTCACCCGCAATGCAAATCAATTTCACAACTCCATCTTAACGGAATTACCCAATCAAGAATACGATTTCAGTTTGATTCGTCATTTTTTGTACGATATAGCCGAAGCATTGAGATTTGAATTACTGACAAATTCATCGTATGAGCCATTGGCACAAGTGGCCAAAAAAGTGCGGGGAGAACTTCGCTACCACACCCTCCACGCCAAAACATGGATCACCCAGTTGGGCTCAGCTACCGAAGAAAGCATTGGCCGTCTACAAAAATCATTGGAGAATGCCATGCCCTATGCCTTGGGTATTTTTGAAGAATCGCTTTATGAAAAGGAAATCATCGCCACCGAAATTTTTGCTGGCGAAGCGGAGTTAAAAGAAAAATGGCTCTCAAAGATTGAAGAGATAATCTCGCAAACCAGCTTACAATTACCTGATTGGAAAATTGTACAACCTATTTATGGGGGAAGAATTGGCAAGCACAGTGAGCACCTACAGCCTCTGTTGGATGAGATGAGTGAAGTGTTTCGGATTGATCCAGGGGCAGAGTGGTAA
- a CDS encoding redoxin domain-containing protein, translating into MEGETLSSTELKGKILVINFWYIGCVPFRAEILALNILAEKYEKDVLFLPFAKDDIASLKKFVQKSLFIFNRSLVLTNMQTLFCIVAGHPTNMIVDKEGKFTLMFSGGRVDEKASEEVVNRFEPTIIKLLSKKDPIFSTHSPAYRLVADQFRWA; encoded by the coding sequence ATTGAAGGAGAAACGCTCTCATCAACGGAATTAAAAGGGAAAATTTTAGTTATCAATTTTTGGTATATAGGATGTGTGCCCTTTCGAGCGGAAATTCTAGCTTTAAACATACTTGCAGAAAAGTACGAGAAGGATGTTTTGTTTTTGCCATTTGCCAAAGATGACATCGCTTCCCTAAAGAAGTTTGTCCAAAAGAGCCTCTTTATTTTCAATCGATCCCTAGTGCTGACAAATATGCAAACTTTGTTTTGCATAGTAGCTGGACACCCAACCAATATGATCGTAGATAAAGAAGGTAAATTTACTTTAATGTTTAGCGGTGGAAGAGTGGATGAAAAAGCTTCAGAAGAAGTTGTAAACAGATTTGAACCAACAATAATAAAACTTCTTTCCAAGAAGGATCCTATTTTTTCAACCCATTCACCAGCATATCGGCTAGTTGCTGACCAATTTCGTTGGGCATGA
- a CDS encoding phenylacetic acid degradation b codes for MGEAGKIVPKVSLDQFGTFEVFVQPKEGKPFQHEGIVHAPNLELAYILAKETFTRRFTCASLYVVETREVFVSPLTEGNQNVYDLLDDVKDGDGKKDFEIYHLTKRGKQHIHVGSVVATSAPGAMSKAKNKFNQGKTVYNVWAIDRKAIRFTSDDDKDLWLTLPEKKFRDAAEYKGGDKLTSFLEKSSFIKK; via the coding sequence ATTGGTGAAGCAGGAAAAATTGTCCCGAAAGTTTCGTTGGATCAGTTTGGAACGTTCGAAGTTTTCGTGCAACCCAAAGAAGGCAAGCCGTTTCAACACGAAGGCATTGTTCATGCACCTAACCTAGAGTTGGCCTACATCCTAGCAAAAGAAACCTTTACCCGAAGGTTTACGTGTGCTTCATTGTATGTAGTGGAGACGCGCGAGGTGTTCGTTTCTCCCCTTACCGAAGGAAACCAAAATGTCTATGACTTATTGGATGATGTTAAAGATGGTGATGGCAAAAAGGATTTTGAAATTTATCATTTGACCAAACGCGGTAAGCAGCACATCCATGTTGGCAGCGTTGTCGCTACATCCGCGCCAGGAGCGATGAGCAAAGCAAAAAACAAATTTAACCAAGGAAAAACCGTTTACAACGTGTGGGCGATTGATCGAAAAGCCATTCGATTCACCTCGGATGATGACAAAGATTTGTGGTTGACGCTGCCCGAAAAAAAATTCCGTGATGCGGCTGAATACAAGGGTGGTGATAAATTGACAAGTTTTTTGGAAAAGAGTAGCTTTATAAAAAAGTAA
- a CDS encoding TetR family transcriptional regulator, protein MDATSTLSRKEQVIRIAAQLFREKGYAASSMRDLAQNLGIEAASLYSHIKSKEEILQSLCFDMAAEFRKSLQEVETKKVSASEKLKLGIIGHIQVMAKDLIASAVFMNEHRHLSQPYLRDFLLLRINYINRFKDMIEEGIKKGEFKENIDKKLAVMTLFSSLNWMPMWYDPESNIMPNEIGQQLADMLVNGLKK, encoded by the coding sequence ATGGATGCCACCTCTACACTCAGTAGAAAAGAACAAGTAATTAGAATTGCTGCGCAATTATTTCGAGAGAAGGGCTATGCTGCTTCTTCCATGCGCGACTTGGCTCAAAACCTAGGAATCGAAGCGGCCAGTCTTTATTCGCATATCAAATCAAAGGAAGAAATCCTGCAAAGCTTGTGTTTTGACATGGCGGCTGAGTTTAGAAAGTCATTACAAGAAGTGGAAACCAAAAAAGTGTCTGCCAGTGAAAAATTGAAGTTGGGCATCATCGGTCATATTCAAGTGATGGCCAAAGATTTGATCGCTTCGGCCGTGTTTATGAATGAGCATCGCCATTTGAGCCAGCCATATCTTCGCGATTTTTTGTTGCTCCGTATCAACTATATCAATCGCTTTAAAGATATGATTGAAGAGGGCATCAAAAAGGGAGAGTTCAAAGAGAACATTGATAAGAAATTGGCGGTGATGACGCTCTTTTCATCTCTTAATTGGATGCCCATGTGGTACGATCCAGAAAGCAATATCATGCCCAACGAAATTGGTCAGCAACTAGCCGATATGCTGGTGAATGGGTTGAAAAAATAG
- a CDS encoding DinB family protein, whose translation MKHVTTELHFITLTYAQHIAQLPEVDFSAKPFPTKWSKKEVLGHLIDSGENNLRRFICGQYETPTPKIKYNQDFWVAANQYQSTPSNDVIENWRLINLKICRVLQHMPTENYLKTCDFGDGKFLTLEWLAIDYVKHLKHHLNQIIANSFAIVYP comes from the coding sequence ATGAAACACGTAACCACCGAACTCCATTTCATCACCCTCACTTACGCACAGCACATTGCGCAACTTCCTGAAGTTGATTTTTCTGCGAAGCCATTCCCCACTAAATGGAGCAAGAAAGAAGTGCTCGGCCACCTCATCGACTCAGGTGAAAACAATTTAAGAAGATTTATTTGCGGACAATACGAAACACCGACTCCTAAAATAAAATACAACCAAGACTTTTGGGTAGCCGCGAATCAATATCAAAGCACACCATCCAATGATGTCATTGAAAACTGGCGATTGATCAATCTTAAAATCTGTCGCGTGCTGCAGCACATGCCAACCGAAAACTATTTAAAGACCTGCGACTTTGGTGATGGGAAATTTCTGACATTAGAATGGTTGGCCATCGATTACGTCAAGCACTTGAAGCATCACCTCAATCAAATCATTGCCAACTCATTTGCTATTGTCTATCCATGA
- the paaJ gene encoding phenylacetate-CoA oxygenase subunit PaaJ, whose protein sequence is MITSIKEVYEWLEEVNDPEIPVLSLVDLGVITEVEVDGEKVSVELTPTFAGCPAMEVMKNEVIEKLKSKGISNVSVNVSFRIPWSSDFISEKGKKALKQFGLAPPPSNKVFHDLEILESAICPRCEGENTELKNPFGPTLCRAIYYCHTCHEAFEQFKPL, encoded by the coding sequence ATGATAACGTCCATCAAAGAAGTTTACGAATGGCTAGAAGAGGTAAATGATCCGGAGATACCCGTATTGTCGTTGGTGGATTTGGGAGTCATCACAGAAGTGGAAGTGGATGGAGAAAAAGTTTCGGTAGAACTAACACCCACCTTTGCTGGATGTCCCGCCATGGAGGTAATGAAGAATGAAGTCATCGAAAAGTTAAAAAGCAAAGGGATCAGCAATGTATCCGTCAATGTCTCCTTTCGGATTCCGTGGTCGTCTGATTTTATTTCTGAAAAGGGAAAAAAAGCACTCAAGCAATTTGGATTAGCGCCACCACCCTCCAACAAAGTATTTCACGATTTGGAAATTCTTGAAAGTGCAATCTGTCCACGGTGCGAGGGTGAAAATACCGAACTTAAGAATCCTTTTGGCCCAACGTTGTGCCGCGCCATTTACTACTGCCACACTTGCCACGAAGCCTTTGAGCAATTCAAACCGCTATAA
- the paaA gene encoding 1,2-phenylacetyl-CoA epoxidase subunit A, with amino-acid sequence MYGGGNTFEGIKTDSVAQEDPILLAAFEARIERGEKIEPTDWMPQLYRKQLIRMIEQHGHSEIIGALPEGTWITRAPGFKRKMALMAKVQDEVGHAQLLYSAAETLGKSREQMIDDLITGKSKYSNIFNYPTFTWADCCFISWLVDAGAIVNQLANAKGSYGPYCRALDRICAEESFHLKYGHHCVIYLASGTKKQRDMFQEALNRWWPPMMHFFGPSDKISTHTEILMKWKVKMGTNDDMRNQFLDMYVPKIWELGFVIPDQNLKKNTESGKWEYTEPDWEEFKRVINGDGPCNKERLEVRRIAEERGKWVREALKTPKTKYVMPLA; translated from the coding sequence ATGTACGGGGGAGGAAATACCTTTGAAGGAATAAAAACCGATAGCGTAGCTCAAGAAGATCCAATTCTGCTGGCTGCCTTTGAGGCACGAATCGAGCGAGGGGAAAAAATTGAACCTACCGATTGGATGCCTCAGTTGTATCGCAAGCAACTCATCCGCATGATTGAGCAGCATGGGCATAGTGAAATAATAGGCGCATTACCAGAGGGCACTTGGATTACCCGAGCGCCCGGCTTCAAACGCAAAATGGCGTTAATGGCCAAAGTGCAAGATGAGGTAGGTCACGCACAACTTCTTTATAGTGCAGCAGAAACACTGGGCAAATCGCGCGAGCAAATGATTGATGATTTGATTACAGGGAAGTCAAAATACTCCAACATTTTCAACTACCCTACTTTCACATGGGCTGATTGTTGTTTCATTTCGTGGTTGGTAGATGCGGGTGCGATTGTTAATCAATTGGCCAATGCCAAAGGAAGCTATGGGCCTTATTGCCGTGCTCTGGATAGAATTTGTGCAGAAGAATCTTTCCATTTAAAATATGGACATCACTGCGTGATCTATTTAGCGAGCGGCACGAAAAAACAACGCGACATGTTTCAGGAAGCCTTGAACCGTTGGTGGCCTCCTATGATGCACTTTTTTGGACCATCAGACAAAATTTCTACACATACCGAGATATTGATGAAGTGGAAAGTGAAAATGGGCACCAACGATGACATGCGCAATCAGTTTTTGGATATGTACGTTCCTAAAATTTGGGAGCTTGGTTTTGTGATACCCGACCAAAACTTGAAAAAGAATACAGAGAGTGGCAAGTGGGAATACACCGAACCTGATTGGGAAGAATTTAAACGTGTGATCAATGGGGATGGCCCATGTAACAAAGAAAGACTAGAAGTTAGACGCATTGCGGAAGAACGCGGTAAATGGGTGAGAGAAGCATTGAAAACGCCCAAGACCAAGTATGTAATGCCGTTGGCATAA